The nucleotide sequence CGCCGGCCTCGCCGACCATGGTCATGCCGTCGGCGACCTTGGTATCACCGCTCGCGTCCGCGTAGAACGCGACGCTGGCGCCGGGAATCGGATCGCCGCGGTAGTCACCGCCCTTCAGCGTGACCGCGACGTTGATCGTCGTGTGCGTGATGTCGAACGGAACGCCCTGCATCTTGTTCTCGCCGACTCCGAGGTCGAAGGCGTAGCCCGTCCCCGGCCCGCCGTAGGCGATGTCGTGTTCCGCCAGCATGGCTGCAGCCGAAGCGTCGATCGGCACGACCAACTGGTACGAGCCGGCGCGCAGGCCGCCGAATGAGAACTGGCCGGCCGCGTTCGTCGCGCTCAGCCGCTGGTCATTGACCCCCGGGCCCACCAGCGCCACCGGAACACCAGGTGCCGGCAACGGGTGCTCGCCCGCGTCCATCATGTCGTTCTTGTCCAGTTCGTCGATGAACAGCTGACCGCCAACACTCGCGGTGCGCGCGTGCATGCCCTCGAAGTTCACGATCTGTGAATCGTCGTCGCCGACCGTCCTGTCCATGCTCATCATGTCGAACACGTAGGCGGGGTCGTCGACCGCGATCGAGACCGTGTAGTCGCCCGCCGCCAGACCCGCGAAGGAGTACTGGCCGCCCGCGTCGGTCGTCGTGCTCGCGTCGGCCGCGCCCGACAGCGTGACCGCGATGCCGTCGAGGCCCATGCCCTCGACGCTCACCCGGCCGCTGATGCCGGAGGTGCGGAGCAGGACGCCCGTGAACGACACCGTTCCCGTCTCGTCGAGATCCACGCTCACGTCCTGCGACGTGGCGGCGAACTCGTAGTCGCGGGTGTCGAAGTCGGAGATGCTGACCGTGTAGTCGCCGGGGCGCAGGTCCTCGAACCGGTACATGCCGTCGGCATCACTCGTCATGGTGAAGTTCTCGTCGGACGGACCGCCCACCAGCGTCACCAAGACGCCCTGGAGGCCCTCGCCGTCGATGATCACCTGGCCCTCGACCGCGGAGGTGCGGATGTAGTGGCCCGTGAAGTCGGCCTGGCCGACCTCGCCCACGTCGACCTCGACCTCGACGCTCACCGTCTCGAAGGAGATGTCCTCCGGGAAGTCGCTGATCGTCACCGTGTAGGTGCCCGCGCGGAGCCCGGTGAAGGCGAAGCCGCCGTCCATGCCGGTCTCCATGATCACGCCCATGGCGTGCTCGCCGTCGAGCGTGACCGTCACGCCGACCAGCGTTTCGGGCTGGCCGTCGCCGCCG is from Candidatus Palauibacter soopunensis and encodes:
- a CDS encoding carboxypeptidase regulatory-like domain-containing protein, with translation MDRWRKFTVAALVAVLTITACDEGTPPPVEPPPPPTPVGSISGTVTIDGTAAAGITATLSSGATTSTGAGGSFAFSGVEAGTYTVTISGFPEDATFAQVTQSATIASEGQNVQLNFAGEYIRSSAVVGNVVAADAMMSGGDGQPETLVGVTVTLDGEHAMGVIMETGMDGGFAFTGLRAGTYTVTISDFPEDISFETVSVEVEVDVGEVGQADFTGHYIRTSAVEGQVIIDGEGLQGVLVTLVGGPSDENFTMTSDADGMYRFEDLRPGDYTVSISDFDTRDYEFAATSQDVSVDLDETGTVSFTGVLLRTSGISGRVSVEGMGLDGIAVTLSGAADASTTTDAGGQYSFAGLAAGDYTVSIAVDDPAYVFDMMSMDRTVGDDDSQIVNFEGMHARTASVGGQLFIDELDKNDMMDAGEHPLPAPGVPVALVGPGVNDQRLSATNAAGQFSFGGLRAGSYQLVVPIDASAAAMLAEHDIAYGGPGTGYAFDLGVGENKMQGVPFDITHTTINVAVTLKGGDYRGDPIPGASVAFYADASGDTKVADGMTMVGEAGVYASVKVARAGTSDNTVHMMVGAEGYFMDPSAGMQAVTWDPQSFVHPAADANPPAVLNDADIVNLSVSANVSGATVMTDYGGGEALAGWAIDVTSGGEAVAGAPTMLDDDGNASLMTVVGPGDLPAAFAFAAADDQDDDMDGGEMYESSAGGYLHTGLKLAGAMDADPIVVTYTTQTLKVYVHH